In Bacillus sp. BGMRC 2118, a single window of DNA contains:
- a CDS encoding DUF1450 domain-containing protein, with protein MKPIIEFCVSNLASGAQEARAILERDSNLDVVEYGCLNYCGKCFISLYALVNGVVVAGEDASELIENIYKHLDENPMF; from the coding sequence ATGAAACCAATTATCGAGTTTTGTGTTAGTAATTTGGCAAGTGGAGCACAAGAAGCTAGAGCGATACTCGAACGTGATTCCAATTTAGATGTTGTTGAATACGGCTGCCTCAATTATTGTGGAAAATGCTTCATCTCTTTATACGCATTAGTAAACGGAGTAGTTGTCGCGGGAGAAGACGCCAGCGAGCTAATTGAAAATATTTATAAGCATCTGGATGAAAATCCAATGTTCTAA
- a CDS encoding DUF2225 domain-containing protein, which translates to MDILFDKKVTCMACDYHYTTKKVRSRFIRALRSDSDFCSYYADEENSPLLYYVSVCPCCGFSVSDEFSTYFAPGTLEAIKQSITSQWNNRSYGEKRTPATAVEAYKLGILSATLKRERNIVLAGLYMRLVWIYRKEENHAQEMRFMKLAVSEYVKSYSNGDYQDTDMSDLKIAYLIGDLYRRLGDDKLAMTYLSRVIHRREDKYERRMVEMAKELWADIREEMKAKEQELKSS; encoded by the coding sequence ATGGACATACTTTTTGATAAAAAAGTGACATGTATGGCGTGTGATTACCACTATACAACAAAAAAGGTTCGATCCCGTTTCATTCGTGCATTACGTTCAGACTCGGATTTCTGTTCTTACTATGCAGATGAGGAAAATAGTCCTCTCCTATATTATGTAAGTGTATGCCCTTGTTGTGGGTTCTCAGTATCTGATGAGTTCTCTACATATTTCGCTCCTGGAACATTGGAAGCTATTAAACAGTCTATTACCTCTCAATGGAATAACCGCAGTTATGGTGAAAAAAGAACTCCTGCTACTGCAGTTGAAGCTTATAAGCTTGGGATCCTATCTGCAACTCTTAAAAGAGAACGTAACATCGTTCTCGCTGGTTTATATATGCGCCTCGTATGGATATACCGAAAAGAAGAAAACCATGCACAGGAAATGCGATTTATGAAATTAGCCGTTTCGGAATATGTAAAATCCTACTCCAATGGTGACTATCAAGATACTGATATGTCAGATCTTAAAATTGCCTACTTAATTGGTGACTTATACCGAAGACTTGGTGATGACAAACTTGCGATGACATATCTTTCACGTGTCATACACCGTAGAGAAGACAAATACGAACGAAGAATGGTTGAAATGGCAAAAGAGCTCTGGGCAGATATACGTGAAGAGATGAAAGCAAAAGAGCAAGAACTAAAGTCAAGTTAA
- a CDS encoding diaminopimelate epimerase, producing the protein MRQIPFTKMHGLGNNYIYIDVFKTKLEEHYLSELAIKVSSIHTGIGSDGMILICPSDKAPVMMRIFNNDGSEGKNCGNGLRCVAKYAFENGIVNETTFLIETLSGLVEATVHVEGNRVHSVTVNMGKPKLARQHIPMLGNQAEQVVNEPFMINGESYPITAVSMGNPHCIMYVDNINEAPVTTLGPQIEKDERFPESVNVEFVEVVSSNELHFRVWERGSGITQACGTGACAAVVASVLNGKTNKGVMTTVHLAGGDLQITWSEDGDVYMTGPAEVICTGVFFF; encoded by the coding sequence TTGAGACAAATTCCTTTTACAAAAATGCATGGTTTAGGAAATAATTATATTTATATAGATGTTTTTAAAACAAAGCTGGAAGAACATTACTTGTCAGAACTAGCTATAAAAGTATCCTCAATTCATACTGGAATTGGATCTGACGGAATGATTTTAATCTGCCCTTCTGATAAGGCACCTGTCATGATGAGGATTTTTAATAATGACGGATCAGAAGGAAAGAATTGTGGAAATGGACTGCGTTGTGTTGCAAAATATGCCTTTGAAAATGGTATCGTGAATGAGACAACATTTCTAATTGAAACATTATCTGGCTTAGTTGAAGCAACGGTACATGTTGAAGGTAATCGCGTTCATTCCGTTACGGTGAACATGGGGAAACCAAAACTAGCAAGACAACATATTCCGATGTTAGGTAATCAGGCAGAGCAGGTAGTTAATGAGCCATTCATGATAAATGGTGAAAGCTATCCAATTACTGCTGTTTCAATGGGAAATCCACACTGTATCATGTATGTAGATAATATTAATGAAGCACCGGTTACAACACTTGGTCCTCAAATAGAAAAGGATGAAAGATTTCCAGAGAGTGTGAATGTGGAGTTTGTAGAAGTCGTGAGTAGTAATGAGTTACATTTCCGTGTATGGGAAAGAGGATCAGGTATAACACAAGCGTGTGGCACCGGGGCATGTGCAGCAGTTGTCGCATCTGTTTTAAATGGAAAAACTAACAAGGGTGTTATGACAACAGTACATTTAGCAGGTGGAGATCTTCAGATTACGTGGTCAGAAGATGGAGATGTCTACATGACAGGACCTGCTGAAGTGATCTGCACAGGTGTATTCTTTTTCTAA
- a CDS encoding iron-sulfur cluster assembly accessory protein, producing the protein MITISEAAGYQIKDMMKEEGNDNLFLRVGVKGGGCSGLSYGIGFDEEKKDDDIELEQHGIKVVIDQESAPILNGVVIDFKQSMMGGGFTIDNPNAIAGCGCGSSFRTATREGTPEEC; encoded by the coding sequence ATGATTACCATTTCAGAAGCAGCAGGCTACCAAATAAAAGACATGATGAAAGAAGAGGGGAATGATAACCTTTTCCTGCGTGTCGGTGTGAAAGGTGGGGGCTGTAGCGGACTTTCATACGGAATCGGTTTTGATGAAGAAAAGAAAGACGATGATATTGAATTAGAGCAACATGGAATTAAAGTAGTGATCGATCAAGAAAGTGCACCCATTTTAAATGGTGTCGTCATAGATTTTAAGCAATCCATGATGGGTGGAGGCTTCACAATTGATAATCCGAATGCAATTGCTGGTTGTGGTTGCGGGTCTTCTTTTAGAACAGCTACACGCGAAGGTACACCAGAAGAATGCTAA
- a CDS encoding NAD(P)/FAD-dependent oxidoreductase, translating into MDVIFLRKPKVVILGAGYGGIMTTVNLQKKLGVNEADITLVNNNDYHYQTTWLHENAAGTLHHDRTRIKINDIIDRSKVNFIQDTVSKIIPEEQKVILDNGELSYDYLVVGLGYESETFGIKGLKENAFAIANISSARQIKEHIEYQFAKYSNMKEKKDELITIIVGGAGFTGIELVGELANRIPELCQEFDIDRDKVRVVCVEAAPMILPGFDPELVDYARSYLERKGIEFRIGTAIKECTTEGIIVAKDDQVEEIKAGTVIWAAGVRGNGIVEESGFEAMRGRVKVDPYLRAPGHDNVFIVGDSSLMINPENDRPYPPTAQIAMQQGMNLAGNLAVLIRDSGNLQEFKPDLKGTVCSLGHDDAIGVVFGKKIVGWQAAFMKKVIDNRALLLIGGPMLVLKKGKFNFL; encoded by the coding sequence ATGGATGTGATTTTTTTGAGAAAGCCAAAAGTAGTAATATTAGGTGCTGGCTACGGTGGAATCATGACAACCGTAAACTTACAAAAAAAACTTGGAGTTAACGAAGCTGATATTACGTTAGTTAACAACAACGACTATCATTACCAAACAACTTGGTTACATGAAAATGCAGCGGGAACTCTACATCATGACCGTACACGTATCAAAATCAACGACATCATTGATCGTTCAAAGGTAAACTTTATTCAAGATACAGTCTCTAAAATTATTCCAGAAGAACAAAAGGTTATTCTTGATAATGGTGAACTTTCATACGATTATCTTGTAGTTGGGCTAGGGTATGAGTCCGAAACATTCGGTATTAAAGGTCTAAAAGAAAATGCATTTGCAATTGCGAATATTAGCTCTGCTAGACAAATTAAGGAGCACATTGAATATCAATTTGCAAAGTATTCAAATATGAAAGAAAAGAAAGACGAGCTTATCACGATTATTGTTGGTGGTGCTGGATTTACAGGTATCGAATTAGTTGGTGAATTAGCAAATCGTATTCCGGAGCTTTGTCAGGAATTTGATATAGACCGTGATAAAGTACGTGTTGTTTGTGTAGAAGCAGCTCCAATGATTTTACCAGGATTTGATCCAGAGCTTGTTGACTATGCTAGAAGCTACCTTGAGAGAAAAGGAATTGAATTCCGCATCGGAACTGCAATTAAAGAATGTACTACAGAAGGTATTATTGTGGCGAAAGATGATCAAGTGGAAGAAATCAAAGCTGGCACAGTAATCTGGGCTGCTGGTGTTCGTGGTAATGGGATTGTTGAAGAATCAGGATTTGAAGCAATGCGTGGTCGTGTGAAGGTTGACCCTTATTTACGAGCTCCAGGTCATGATAATGTGTTTATCGTTGGGGATTCATCTCTTATGATTAACCCGGAAAATGACCGTCCGTATCCTCCAACTGCTCAAATTGCAATGCAACAAGGTATGAATCTTGCGGGCAACTTAGCTGTACTTATTCGTGATTCAGGAAATCTGCAAGAATTCAAGCCAGATTTAAAAGGTACTGTATGTTCACTTGGACATGATGATGCAATTGGTGTTGTATTCGGTAAGAAAATTGTTGGATGGCAGGCTGCCTTCATGAAGAAGGTAATTGATAATCGAGCATTACTTCTAATTGGTGGACCAATGCTAGTACTGAAAAAGGGTAAATTTAATTTCCTATGA
- a CDS encoding NUDIX hydrolase, with translation MGNEKRGNVWLAVAGLVINSKGEWLVVKKKYGGLKGKWSIPAGFVNADETIDEAVRREVKEETGIDGVVKGIIGIRSGVIKDKISDNMVIFTLKPVGNTSITVQEMELEEAIFVNPEELKDDPDTSVLLLYYMEMLENQLTTIDDKINPGDHFGYTSYKIFY, from the coding sequence ATGGGGAATGAAAAGAGAGGGAACGTATGGCTTGCTGTAGCAGGATTAGTCATCAATTCCAAGGGTGAATGGCTTGTTGTCAAAAAGAAATACGGTGGGTTAAAAGGGAAATGGTCCATTCCTGCCGGTTTTGTGAATGCAGATGAGACAATTGATGAAGCAGTTCGAAGAGAAGTGAAGGAAGAAACGGGTATAGATGGTGTTGTCAAAGGAATAATTGGAATTAGATCTGGGGTAATAAAAGACAAAATTAGTGACAATATGGTTATTTTTACACTAAAGCCAGTTGGCAATACCTCTATCACAGTTCAAGAAATGGAACTGGAAGAAGCGATCTTTGTTAACCCGGAGGAGCTAAAAGATGACCCGGATACTTCAGTTTTGTTACTGTATTATATGGAGATGCTCGAAAATCAGCTAACAACCATTGATGATAAAATTAATCCTGGTGATCATTTTGGTTACACTTCATATAAAATTTTTTATTAA
- a CDS encoding cobalamin-binding protein: MRLISICPSNTELLTYLGLESSLIAVDDYSDWPESVKQLPRLGPDLSIDMDKVEQLEPDLVLASLSVPGMEKNIDELTRRNIPHIVLNPQSLEDIANDLLLVGEHTGETLKAAEVSERYLRFISTYKKISSEILDKPTFYWEWWPKPIFSPGGINWLTEVSTLAGARNIFEHKKVASYQTDWEEVQLLNPDYIGLVWVGIDQDKMKPELVKKRSGTDSINAIVHNRIYVLDEPLYCRPSPRLLLGLKKLGALIHPSHYPPNDGRDPLLEDITND, encoded by the coding sequence TTGAGATTAATATCGATTTGTCCAAGTAATACAGAGTTGCTGACATACTTAGGACTTGAGAGCTCATTAATTGCAGTTGACGATTATTCTGATTGGCCGGAATCTGTTAAGCAATTACCTAGGTTAGGTCCTGACCTTTCAATTGATATGGATAAGGTTGAGCAGTTAGAACCAGACCTAGTCTTAGCTTCTTTAAGCGTTCCTGGCATGGAAAAAAATATTGACGAACTCACCAGGCGTAACATTCCACATATCGTCTTAAACCCTCAATCGTTAGAGGATATTGCAAATGATCTTCTGCTAGTTGGTGAACATACAGGGGAGACTTTGAAAGCGGCAGAGGTTTCCGAGCGGTATTTGAGATTCATTAGCACATATAAAAAGATTTCTAGTGAAATTTTAGATAAGCCTACATTTTATTGGGAATGGTGGCCAAAACCTATATTCAGTCCTGGCGGCATTAATTGGTTAACAGAAGTAAGTACACTTGCAGGAGCTCGAAATATCTTCGAACATAAGAAGGTAGCAAGCTATCAAACTGATTGGGAAGAAGTTCAATTACTTAACCCCGATTATATCGGTCTCGTATGGGTCGGAATTGACCAAGATAAGATGAAGCCAGAACTTGTGAAGAAACGTTCTGGAACTGACTCAATCAATGCTATTGTTCATAATCGTATTTATGTACTAGATGAGCCATTGTATTGCCGTCCGTCCCCAAGATTGTTGTTAGGGCTAAAGAAGCTTGGTGCTCTCATTCACCCTTCTCATTACCCTCCCAATGATGGAAGAGATCCATTGTTAGAAGATATTACTAATGACTAA
- a CDS encoding divergent PAP2 family protein → MSILTNFPLWAALAAIFFAQFIKVPIQFIASRKLDWSLLTSTGGMPSSHSAAVTALTTGIGLQLGLDSPIFAVSTVFAIIVMFDATGVRRHAGEQATVLNQLVTDFHKFMEEAKHWPEKGDQEKRKELKELLGHQPIEVFFGGLSGILLTLVLYFLIY, encoded by the coding sequence ATGAGTATACTCACAAATTTTCCGTTATGGGCAGCACTTGCTGCAATATTCTTTGCACAATTCATCAAAGTACCCATTCAATTTATAGCTTCTAGAAAATTAGATTGGTCTTTGTTAACAAGCACTGGTGGCATGCCAAGTTCTCATTCTGCAGCCGTTACTGCCCTTACTACAGGAATTGGTTTACAGCTGGGCTTAGATTCTCCCATCTTCGCTGTTTCTACTGTGTTTGCCATTATTGTGATGTTTGATGCCACTGGAGTACGTCGGCATGCTGGTGAGCAGGCAACTGTACTGAATCAGCTTGTAACAGACTTTCATAAATTTATGGAAGAAGCGAAGCACTGGCCAGAAAAGGGAGATCAAGAAAAGAGAAAAGAATTAAAAGAACTTTTAGGCCACCAACCAATAGAAGTGTTCTTCGGGGGTTTATCTGGTATTTTATTAACGTTAGTTCTTTACTTTTTAATTTATTAG
- a CDS encoding DUF309 domain-containing protein translates to MDYPMEYYEYFIKFNEGDYYTCHDLLEEMWLTDKDNLFLKGLLQMTVAIYHYEYGNVKGARAMMNVGHRYLQKYRPCYWGLNLEIVNSFIEQCLHIIPQHIDRVPFEEVKELPMLPTIYLYLDDN, encoded by the coding sequence ATGGACTATCCGATGGAATACTATGAATACTTTATTAAGTTTAATGAAGGTGATTATTACACCTGTCATGATTTACTTGAAGAAATGTGGTTGACAGATAAAGATAATTTATTTTTAAAAGGTTTGCTCCAAATGACAGTTGCCATCTATCATTACGAATATGGAAATGTGAAAGGAGCAAGGGCAATGATGAATGTAGGACATCGCTATTTACAAAAATATCGTCCTTGTTACTGGGGATTGAATTTGGAAATTGTGAATTCATTTATTGAACAATGTCTCCACATTATACCACAACATATAGATCGAGTACCTTTTGAGGAAGTAAAAGAACTGCCCATGCTTCCAACAATCTATCTATATCTTGATGATAATTAG
- a CDS encoding leucyl aminopeptidase, whose translation MFTVKNNFLLNEATTTLVVGLFEKTTSFEGILGELNTALGETLATLVKEGDVSAKKGMVSKVHTLGKLEAKRIYFVGLGKENEYSFETARSAFGKLFKACKSAKLEQVEVVLDSFVTDRVDASDAAHALGEALPLATYKFSDYKQKSNEPEKKLTSVVVYTEQDKDEVDASLTVGYIYGKGTNSARTLVNTPANMLTATDLANYAVELATKYELEYEILEKEEMENLGMGALLAVNQGSVEPPKMIVIKYQGKDEWTDVIGLVGKGITYDSGGYSIKPKDGLVGMKTDMGGAAAVLGAMEIIAELKPEQNVVMVIPSTDNMISGNAFKPDDVVTSMSGKTIEILNTDAEGRLALADAVTYAKQHGANYIVDVATLTGGVIIALGNHITGAMTNNEELFERVLEASNEVGEMIWRLPITDKFKERVRRSSVADLNNSPGRDGHAIFAGLFIGEFAEDTPWVHLDIAGTATSTSEYDLGPAGATGVMSRTLATLVERFGEE comes from the coding sequence ATGTTCACAGTTAAAAATAACTTTTTATTAAATGAGGCAACGACTACACTTGTTGTTGGTTTATTTGAAAAAACTACTTCTTTTGAAGGAATTCTAGGAGAACTTAATACTGCTTTGGGAGAAACATTAGCTACACTTGTAAAAGAAGGCGATGTTTCAGCTAAAAAAGGAATGGTTTCAAAGGTACATACGTTAGGGAAATTAGAAGCAAAACGAATCTATTTCGTAGGATTAGGCAAGGAAAATGAGTATAGTTTTGAAACGGCGAGAAGTGCATTTGGTAAGCTGTTCAAAGCGTGTAAGTCAGCTAAACTGGAACAAGTAGAAGTTGTACTTGATAGCTTTGTAACAGATCGAGTTGATGCATCTGATGCTGCTCATGCTTTAGGAGAAGCACTACCGCTAGCTACATACAAATTCTCAGACTACAAGCAAAAGTCAAATGAACCAGAAAAGAAATTAACTTCTGTGGTTGTATACACAGAACAAGATAAAGATGAAGTAGATGCTAGTTTAACAGTTGGGTATATCTATGGAAAAGGTACAAACAGTGCACGTACTTTAGTAAATACCCCTGCAAATATGCTGACGGCAACTGACCTTGCTAACTATGCAGTAGAGCTTGCGACAAAGTATGAGCTCGAATACGAAATATTAGAAAAAGAAGAGATGGAAAACTTAGGAATGGGTGCACTTCTGGCAGTTAATCAAGGCTCTGTAGAACCACCTAAAATGATTGTCATTAAGTATCAAGGAAAAGATGAGTGGACGGATGTAATCGGATTAGTAGGAAAAGGTATTACATACGACTCTGGCGGTTACTCAATCAAGCCAAAGGATGGTCTAGTCGGAATGAAAACTGATATGGGCGGAGCTGCTGCTGTATTAGGTGCAATGGAGATTATTGCAGAGCTAAAGCCTGAGCAAAATGTTGTGATGGTGATTCCTTCAACTGACAACATGATTAGCGGTAATGCATTCAAGCCGGATGATGTTGTAACATCGATGAGTGGGAAAACAATCGAAATTCTTAATACAGATGCTGAAGGGCGTTTAGCTCTTGCAGATGCTGTAACGTATGCAAAGCAACATGGTGCAAATTATATTGTTGACGTTGCGACACTAACAGGTGGGGTAATTATTGCACTTGGAAATCATATTACAGGTGCTATGACGAACAACGAAGAGTTATTTGAAAGAGTGTTAGAAGCTTCTAACGAAGTGGGAGAAATGATTTGGAGACTTCCAATTACAGATAAATTTAAAGAACGTGTAAGAAGAAGCAGCGTCGCTGATTTAAATAACTCTCCTGGACGTGATGGTCATGCAATCTTCGCTGGATTGTTTATTGGCGAATTTGCTGAAGACACACCTTGGGTACATTTAGACATAGCTGGAACAGCAACATCAACTTCTGAGTATGATTTAGGTCCAGCTGGTGCTACTGGTGTCATGTCCAGAACACTTGCAACATTAGTAGAACGATTTGGAGAAGAATAA
- a CDS encoding TRAP transporter large permease subunit has translation MNAVVLAVVVMLILSLCRLNVVISLVIGALIGGLVGGLGFTSTIEVFSAGLGSSAGVALSYALLGSFAVAISRTGLPEALVQAALKLVGKQGESKRKSLSKVAIILIILIMSIFSQNVIPIHIAFIPILIPPLLLVFNQLQMDRRLIASIITFGLITPYMLIPAGFGAMFHEIVQLNMEESGLTINVEDIPVAMLIPSLGMVVGLLVAVFFSYRKKRVYNDIPISDESKQETYTTKGLVFAGLAILASLILQLLTDSMIIGALAGILVILVSGIVKWNETDTVLTNGMKMMSFIGFVMIAASGFANVMKETGHVELLVKQASSMLNGNQQLGILMMLVVGLLVTMGIGSSFSTIPIIATIFVPLSLELGLSPMATIAIIGTAGALGDAGSPASDSTLGPTAGLNVDGQHNHIWDTVVPTFLHYNIPLIVFGWLAAIIL, from the coding sequence ATGAATGCAGTTGTACTAGCAGTAGTAGTCATGCTTATTTTGAGCTTATGTCGATTAAATGTCGTCATTTCATTAGTAATTGGTGCATTAATAGGAGGTCTAGTTGGAGGTCTTGGATTCACTTCAACGATTGAGGTATTTAGTGCAGGTCTGGGAAGTAGTGCAGGAGTTGCTCTTAGCTATGCATTGCTTGGAAGCTTTGCTGTTGCAATCTCAAGAACTGGATTACCAGAAGCCCTAGTTCAGGCAGCACTAAAGTTAGTAGGTAAACAAGGAGAATCAAAACGAAAGTCATTATCAAAAGTAGCAATTATACTGATTATTTTAATCATGTCTATATTCTCGCAAAATGTAATTCCCATTCATATTGCGTTTATTCCAATTTTAATACCACCCTTATTGTTAGTATTTAATCAGTTACAAATGGATAGACGCCTTATTGCTTCTATTATTACATTCGGACTCATTACCCCATATATGCTGATACCAGCAGGATTTGGTGCGATGTTTCACGAGATCGTTCAACTGAATATGGAGGAAAGTGGATTGACTATAAATGTAGAAGATATCCCAGTTGCTATGTTAATTCCTTCATTAGGTATGGTTGTAGGTCTACTAGTTGCTGTGTTTTTCTCATATAGAAAAAAGAGAGTGTATAACGATATACCGATATCAGATGAAAGTAAGCAGGAAACCTATACAACAAAGGGTCTAGTATTTGCTGGCCTTGCCATTCTTGCTTCACTTATTCTTCAATTACTAACAGATTCGATGATTATTGGAGCATTAGCAGGTATATTAGTCATACTTGTAAGTGGAATTGTAAAATGGAACGAAACAGATACTGTACTCACAAATGGCATGAAAATGATGTCATTTATCGGATTTGTAATGATCGCGGCATCTGGATTTGCTAATGTAATGAAAGAAACAGGACATGTTGAATTATTAGTAAAACAGGCAAGTTCGATGTTAAATGGAAACCAACAGCTTGGAATCTTAATGATGTTAGTCGTTGGATTACTCGTGACAATGGGAATCGGATCATCCTTTTCAACGATTCCTATTATCGCTACAATATTTGTTCCACTAAGTTTGGAGCTTGGGCTTAGTCCAATGGCGACGATTGCGATTATTGGTACAGCAGGGGCTCTCGGTGATGCAGGCTCACCAGCTTCAGACAGTACGTTAGGTCCAACAGCAGGATTAAATGTAGATGGACAGCACAATCACATATGGGATACGGTTGTCCCAACGTTTTTACACTATAACATCCCGTTAATTGTATTTGGCTGGTTAGCAGCAATTATTCTCTAG
- a CDS encoding sulfite oxidase-like oxidoreductase: MYFGKVKQKNTGDRVPPNQNVTTTFPVLHHGNVPYYQEDLSDWNLRIFGLVEKVITYSFSDIQKLADVSIQNDIHCVTGWSRLDNGWEGVSTKRIVNDAAVLPEAKFVVLHAEEGWTTNLPVQDFLKETSLLAFSHEGQPLTPEHGYPLRAVIPHLYFWKSAKWLRGIEFVKEDSAGFWEKNGYHMYGDPWKEERFSFD; encoded by the coding sequence ATGTATTTTGGAAAAGTAAAACAAAAAAATACCGGAGACCGTGTTCCACCAAATCAGAATGTCACAACCACATTTCCTGTGTTGCATCATGGAAATGTTCCGTACTATCAAGAAGACCTTTCAGATTGGAACTTGAGAATATTTGGACTTGTTGAAAAGGTTATTACGTACTCGTTTTCAGATATTCAAAAACTTGCGGATGTTTCAATTCAAAATGACATACATTGTGTAACAGGATGGTCTAGACTTGATAATGGGTGGGAAGGTGTATCAACTAAGCGAATCGTAAACGATGCGGCTGTCTTACCAGAGGCAAAGTTTGTCGTTCTTCATGCAGAAGAGGGATGGACAACAAACCTGCCCGTACAGGATTTCTTAAAGGAAACAAGCTTACTTGCCTTTTCTCATGAAGGACAGCCACTAACTCCTGAACATGGTTATCCACTTCGTGCAGTCATTCCGCATCTCTACTTTTGGAAAAGCGCAAAGTGGTTACGTGGTATAGAATTTGTGAAGGAAGACAGTGCAGGCTTTTGGGAAAAGAATGGATATCATATGTACGGTGACCCTTGGAAAGAAGAGCGATTTAGCTTTGATTAA
- a CDS encoding multidrug efflux SMR transporter, whose product MAWVMLLLAGFFEMFGVTMINKYHHEKNLTSIILLVIGFAGSFLFLSLSMKTLPMGTAYAIWTGIGASGGAILGMILYGEAKDWLRILFISMIISSAIGLKLIA is encoded by the coding sequence ATGGCGTGGGTAATGCTTTTACTTGCTGGATTTTTTGAAATGTTTGGTGTAACCATGATTAATAAATATCATCATGAGAAAAATCTCACATCCATTATCTTGTTAGTCATTGGATTTGCAGGAAGTTTTCTATTCTTATCGCTATCAATGAAGACTCTACCTATGGGTACAGCTTATGCCATTTGGACAGGAATCGGTGCATCAGGTGGAGCAATTCTTGGTATGATCTTATACGGAGAAGCAAAGGATTGGCTACGAATTCTGTTCATTTCAATGATTATTAGCTCGGCCATTGGATTGAAGTTAATTGCATAA
- a CDS encoding multidrug efflux SMR transporter — MNKIWFAVVIAAMFEVAWVIGLKHADNVWEWIGTIIAITVSFYVMIMAGKKLPVGTVYAVFVGLGTAGTVLSEMVFFNEPIQIVKLLLIGLLLMGVIGLKLVTKETEEGAGS, encoded by the coding sequence ATGAATAAAATTTGGTTTGCTGTTGTTATTGCGGCAATGTTTGAAGTAGCATGGGTAATTGGATTAAAACATGCTGATAACGTTTGGGAATGGATTGGCACGATTATTGCAATTACAGTTAGCTTTTATGTCATGATTATGGCTGGTAAAAAATTACCTGTAGGAACGGTATATGCTGTTTTCGTTGGTTTAGGAACTGCGGGGACAGTACTATCTGAAATGGTGTTCTTTAATGAACCGATTCAAATTGTGAAGCTACTATTAATCGGTTTATTATTAATGGGTGTAATTGGGTTAAAACTCGTTACAAAGGAAACAGAGGAAGGAGCTGGTAGCTAA
- a CDS encoding cold-shock protein: MERGKVKWFNSEKGFGFIEREGGEDVFVHFSAIQGEGFKSLDEGQEVTFEIENGQRGPQATNVQKA; this comes from the coding sequence ATGGAACGCGGTAAAGTAAAATGGTTTAACAGTGAAAAAGGTTTTGGATTTATTGAGCGTGAAGGTGGAGAAGATGTATTCGTTCACTTCTCAGCTATCCAAGGTGAAGGATTTAAGTCCCTTGATGAAGGTCAAGAAGTAACGTTTGAAATTGAAAACGGACAACGTGGACCTCAAGCAACGAACGTTCAGAAAGCTTAA